In Silurus meridionalis isolate SWU-2019-XX chromosome 29, ASM1480568v1, whole genome shotgun sequence, one DNA window encodes the following:
- the si:dkey-81h8.1 gene encoding uncharacterized protein si:dkey-81h8.1 isoform X1, protein MGTEYQAPPQPAANLTTRQVKTFQKMEPKALGSIQIIIAVLCLCLSISVLQIYYEVHFTPDLIVVVVIVVQILASGSILIHAGRFPSLFWVKATLAVHLVSAAFTTAALGLLSRHLPYRQDSYHCEHCRRLEIYAVQQYCFKKCSNMIERTCKLLIDGFLTTLVLFLVVELIVCIVTVLFGLSVLTKGGLHLPGVVQHIEGPPARPVLPHPEVAPAQVEVVEEVMVPEAAHAPETQLTEASTPPTEPQVEPIDSIAEV, encoded by the exons ATGGGGACTGAATATCAAGCGCCGCCCCAACCTGCAGCCAACCTGACCACCAGACAGGTGAAGACCTTCCAGAAGATGGAACCGAAAGCTTTAGGG TCGATTCAGATCATCATCGCAGTTTTGTGTCTGTGCCTGAGCATCTCTGTGCTTCAGATCTACTATGAGGTTCACTTCACCCCCGACCTCATCGTAGTGGTGGTGATCGtcgtacag ATTCTCGCCTCGGGTTCGATCCTGATCCATGCTGGAAggtttccttctcttttctgg gtaaaGGCGACCCTGGCAGTTCACCTTGTGAGTGCTGCATTCACCACGGCTGCTCTGGGCCTCCTGTCCCGCCACCTGCCCTACAGACAGGACTCATATCACTGCGAACACTGCCGGAGACTGGAGATCTACGCtgtg CAACAATATTGTTTCAAGAAATGCTCTAATATGATCGAAAGAACCTGTAAA CTCTTGATTGACGGCTTTTTGACTACCTTGGTGCTGTTCCTGGTGGTCGAGCTGATCGTGTGCATCGTCACCGTTCTGTTTGGACTCAGTGTCCTGACTAAAGGAGGCCTGCAT CTTCCCGGTGTGGTTCAGCATATTGAGGGTCCACCAGCTCGCCCAGTCCTGCCTCACCCGGAGGTCGCACCTGCTCAG gtggaggtggtggaggaggtgaTGGTCCCTGAGGCAGCACATGCACCTGAAACCCAGCTGACAGAAGCTTCCACTCCTCCCACTGAACCCCAGGTGGAGCCAATCGACTCTATAGCGGAGGTCTGA
- the si:dkey-81h8.1 gene encoding high affinity immunoglobulin epsilon receptor subunit beta isoform X2: MGTEYQAPPQPAANLTTRQVKTFQKMEPKALGSIQIIIAVLCLCLSISVLQIYYEVHFTPDLIVVVVIVVQILASGSILIHAGRFPSLFWVKATLAVHLVSAAFTTAALGLLSRHLPYRQDSYHCEHCRRLEIYAVLLIDGFLTTLVLFLVVELIVCIVTVLFGLSVLTKGGLHLPGVVQHIEGPPARPVLPHPEVAPAQVEVVEEVMVPEAAHAPETQLTEASTPPTEPQVEPIDSIAEV; this comes from the exons ATGGGGACTGAATATCAAGCGCCGCCCCAACCTGCAGCCAACCTGACCACCAGACAGGTGAAGACCTTCCAGAAGATGGAACCGAAAGCTTTAGGG TCGATTCAGATCATCATCGCAGTTTTGTGTCTGTGCCTGAGCATCTCTGTGCTTCAGATCTACTATGAGGTTCACTTCACCCCCGACCTCATCGTAGTGGTGGTGATCGtcgtacag ATTCTCGCCTCGGGTTCGATCCTGATCCATGCTGGAAggtttccttctcttttctgg gtaaaGGCGACCCTGGCAGTTCACCTTGTGAGTGCTGCATTCACCACGGCTGCTCTGGGCCTCCTGTCCCGCCACCTGCCCTACAGACAGGACTCATATCACTGCGAACACTGCCGGAGACTGGAGATCTACGCtgtg CTCTTGATTGACGGCTTTTTGACTACCTTGGTGCTGTTCCTGGTGGTCGAGCTGATCGTGTGCATCGTCACCGTTCTGTTTGGACTCAGTGTCCTGACTAAAGGAGGCCTGCAT CTTCCCGGTGTGGTTCAGCATATTGAGGGTCCACCAGCTCGCCCAGTCCTGCCTCACCCGGAGGTCGCACCTGCTCAG gtggaggtggtggaggaggtgaTGGTCCCTGAGGCAGCACATGCACCTGAAACCCAGCTGACAGAAGCTTCCACTCCTCCCACTGAACCCCAGGTGGAGCCAATCGACTCTATAGCGGAGGTCTGA